The DNA region ACTAAGAACGGCCATGCACCACCACCTGAAAAATCAAGAAAGAGCTCTCAATCTGTCAATCCTTATTTCATCTGAACCTGGTGAGTTTCCCCGTGTTGAGTCAAATTAAGCCGCAGGCTCCACGCCTGGTGGTGACCTTCCGTCAATTTCTTTAAGTTTCAGCCTTGCGACCATAATCCCCCCAGAACCCAAAAACTTTGATTTCTCGTAAGGTGCCGAGCGAGTCAGAAAAAGAACATCGCCCGATCCCTAGTCGGCATAGTTTACGGTTAAGACTACGACGGTATCTGATCGTCTTCGATCCCCTAACTTTCGTTCACTGATTAATGAAAACATCCTTGGCAAATGCTTTCGCAGTAGTTAGTCTTCAGTAAATCCAAGAATTTCACCTCTGACAACTGAATACTGATGCCCCCGACTGTTCCTGTTAATCATTGCGGCGTCTCTAGAAACCAACAAAATAGAAACGCACGCCCTATTTTATTATTCCATGCTAACGTATTCGAGCAAAGGCCTGCTTTGAACACTCTAATTTTTTCAAAGTAAAAGTCCTGATTCCCCAACACGCCCAGTAAAGGGCATGAGGTTCTTCAGAAGGAAGGCCCGGCCGGACGAGTGCACGCGGTGAGGCGGACCCGCCAGCCAGACCCAAGTTTCAACTACGAGCTTTTTAACTGCAACAACTTTAATATACGCTATTGGAGCTGGAATTACCGCGGCTGCTGGCACCAGACTTGCCCTCCAATTGTTCCTCGTTAAGAGGTTTAAATTGTACTCATTCCAATTACAAGACCCAAAAGAGCCCTGTATCAGTATTTATTGTCACTACCTCCCCGAATCGGGATTGGGTAATTTGCGCGCCTGCTGCCTTCCTTGGATGTGGTAGCCGTTTCTCAGGCTCCCTCTCCGGAATCGAACCCTAATTCCCCGTTACCCGTTGAAACCATGGTAAGCCAATACCTTACCATCGAAAGTTGATAGGGCAGAAATTTGAATGAACCGTCGCCAGCGCAAGGCTATGCGATCCGTAAAGTTATTATGAATCACCAAGGAGCCCCGAAGGGCATTGGTTTTTTATCTAATAAACACATCCCTTCCGAAGTCGGGATTTTCAGCATGTATTAGCTCTAGAATTACCACGGTTATCCAAGTAGTAAGGTATTATCAAATAAACGATAACTGATTTAATGAGCCATTCGCAGTTTCACGGTATAATTGCTTATACTTAGACATGCATGGCTTAATCTTTGAGACAAGCATATGACTACTGGCAGAATCAACCAGGTAACTATCGTTCACCAGCATGCCAAGGCACGCCGGCTAAGCCCCCAAAGGAGCGGATGGTACCAGGAAGGGGGTCGCCAAAGCGTCCCCAATCACCCGCCTCGAACGCGCACACGGCGCATTTCGCTGCGGGCAACTTATTCAATTGCCCCCACTGAGTTCCCCAAGACGTGGTCCGCAACAGAGCCGGACAGGCGTCGCCGCCCGTGACCAGCCCGCTACATGTACGCctcaagaggaggaagcctTCGCCGACTCACGCAGCACAAGGCGCGGATTAGTCGGCGGGGCAGCCCCCAAAGGTCTAGGAGATTTTTGGCATAGCCAGCAATCCACAAACCTGAAATGGCGCCCGCTCATGGAATTGAGCAGGACTTCAGGTGTCGGGCGCAAGTAGACGGCGCAATGCCTGCGGCACCGTCAGCCTACAAGCACCCAACAGTAGCCGAGTCCTGGGCAACGCGCTGACTAGAGTTAACTTTGCCAACCGCTACCTGGGAAACAAGGCGAGCGAGTATGAAACCAAAAAGTTGCAGCAGCCGCCAATCTGCGCTGCGAACAGCACCAGACGAGCGGCTGCCCGTAAAaataaccaagcagcagaGTCTTTACCCTTTTACAGGCAAGAGTAGCCACCAGGCTTTCTACCAACCCAGTTGCCCACCTAGAGTATGACTACTTTAGGTGTGCTCCTTGTAGTATGTAGGAACGCATGTCGCTCGGCGGTTAtgggtttgcagatccccggccggaaacgacgtcgGAGGTCGGCATTTTTGTATGCAAaatcgcgtagacatgcgcagccccatacaaaccaaatgccagattcaacgagatagctcGTTTTCGCACCCACCGCCACCATTATGCGCCCAAACACGCCGTGTTTAGGCGCAAAAGGATTGTGATGCTTATGCAATTCTTCTGAGCCCACTTGAGAGGCGGTACAgcaggcgacgttgttggcgtAAAAAGTACGCTGCGCATGCAGGCGACTAACGACAAGGCTGGGATTGCGCCACGGACCAAAGCAACGGGTTTTCTGCGTTAGTTCCCGCCATCCCCGCTGCGGGAcaaatggaatgggaacGTGATGGCTCTCTCTCCGTATAGACTGCTTTTGCAGACTACATGGCTGGTTGGGATAGGCGCCAGCTGGACCAAACATTGGGTGGGCATCACATGATGCGGCCGCACCTGCAGCTACCGGTCTGTATAAAACCCAGGGTTTTGCTCTTTATTCCCTCGCCCATCTACCAACAATATTTACCCATCATCACAGCTACACAATCGTACCCTTGTACACTCCAAAATGGCCTGGAATCCGCACAGCAGAAATAATACCGGTCGCCCAGAAGTAGTTCCGCAGGATCGCCTGATTGGGAGTGCAAGGAGATATGAGTTGAAGGTCGAACAGCAACCTATTCGAGCGCGCATGTGTGGATTCGGCGATAAAGACCGCAGGCCTataacgccgccgccatgTATCCGCCTCATCGTCTATGACCGGATTACGGGGCGAGAGCTGGACTTCAACGACATCGACAGCACCTACTTTGTCCTCATGGTGGACCTCTGGAACCAGGAAGGTACCGCCGCTGTCAACCTAGTGCGGCATTCCAGCGCAGCTCCCacagtcagcatcagcagtagcacaacgacctcgtatccgccgccgccagaCCGGCAGTACGTAACAACAGCCATTCCGCAGTACGATCCACCGTACAGAATGACGACGCACATGCCGTCATATTCGCATGGCCCCGTAATGGGGTACCCGTACCCGCAGCCTGGACCGCCGGCTAGCTATCCGGCGTACGCCCAAACTTACGGCCAACCACCCCAGGCACCCATAATGCCCCCCGCACCCATGAGTTCAAACCACACGCGCAATCTTATCGGCATGAATGCCGTCAACGCTTGTCGTCTCAACGACCTCGACGGCAAAGCCGGCTTCTGGTTCGTGCTGCAGGATCTGAGCGTCCGGACAGAGGGCACCTTTCGACTCAAGCTCAGCCTCTTCGACATTGGCAGCGGCACAAACACGGTGGTGCCCGAGAGTCAGGGCCCACACACGGTAAAGGTCCTTGCCTTGCACACAGCTTCTCAGAGCAGTTTACAGTCTACTCTGCCAAGAAGTTCCCAGGTGTAATTGAGAGCACACCGCTCAGTAAGTGCTTTGCACAGCAGGGTATCAAGATACCGATACGGAAGGATGCACCAAAAGAAATAGTCAACGCAAACGAATATGAGGCGGATGATTAGAAATTAGACTACTTTTGGGTTTCATCCTTTTCTTCCGGAATCGAGCATAAATAAAGTCACAGATGGTGTCTCCTCTCGTATCCTGCTGCCCGCAACCCACTGCCCTCCCTCTGCCCACGCCCTCACCTGCGCCAAAAGAGACTGCAAACCGGCTACTATTTCAAATTAGTAGACTTGTTAATAATTCATTAATcaacatgattgattcctgtataggttgaaaaagacttactttattaggcagcctttaacctagatggGAATTAATAATGCTAATCCAATtaattgttgacaagtctgcagATTAGGATCCCAAGTAGCCGGCCGCCGTCTATTAGGCCCAGGTACCCCCGCTAGAGTCTAGACACAACGTTGGGCCCAGCTTCTACTCTCCACGACCCCATGGGCCGTTCCAACTGCAGTAAAGCAGTTGATACGATGCCCTCTGACCCCAGAAGTTGCCTAGTAAATGGGCCGCCTCCAATTTGTGCCAAAGGCGCGAGCAAGAGCGCAGTGCCAACGGCACCCGCCCTCTACAGGCGCCCCAGCGGTTGCCGAAGCCAGGGCAGCAAGTCCACAAGGGGTGAGCTTGCCAATTGCTGCCCGTCAAACAGCGTGTACAAGTATGAAACCGAGTAATGGTCGCCCCGGCATGGCGCTGTAAACAGCCCCAAAACCGCAGCTCCCCAAGCCCATGGCCAGCCAAGCAGCGGGAAACGGTGCCGCATCTAACAAGCAGCCTACACCCGTTGCCGCCGACCATGGGCGAAAATGGTGCAACCCTCGCCGCCTTGGAGCAGCCAGCAGTTGCGTTGCCCTTGTCGGAGCACAATTCAAAGGCCCTCAGTCCAGAACGAGTGGGATTTATACAGCATACGCTGCACTCAGTCCCCCGAATGGCTTTCAAAAAGCCAACCCCACGCCCAAAGCTACAACGACCTCCCACCTGTACGATTGCCCTCTGGCAGGCAATCGTTGCGGCGGGCGCCCCTGTCGCCCAAGCGCCGAATACAAGTCTGAGCACTCGTACCCAGCGACCAGTGTCAATGGCCCTCCTTAAACTGCCGTGGGTTTGCAAACCGCCGGCCGGCAACGAACTTTTCAGATCGCCGAGGTCTGTATAAATACAAAAGCGAgcagacatgcgcagcgccctacaagcctaaacgccgaagaaaacaacagcagctgtagtgcgcccACAACGACTACCCCGAGCCGGCCTGCGCAccgccctacaagcctaaacgccgaagaaaacaacggcagctgtagtgcgcccGCAACGACAACCGACTCTCCGGCCCACGGATCCTTTGCCACTGTACTCCAATTGCCCACATCAAGGACCAACGGGCGGCTTTACCAGCAAAAGTTGCCGTCTCAATGCCCAAAGTGCGTGTAGCACACGCCCCGACataggctatatagcctacTAAGCGCGCTATATTTTAATTTTACAAGCAATAGTAGCGGCCAGCGTCAATACAGCCCAGTCACCCATATAGAGTCTGAGTACTCCA from Pyrenophora tritici-repentis strain M4 chromosome Unknown M4_contig_00024, whole genome shotgun sequence includes:
- a CDS encoding Velvet multi-domain protein, producing the protein MAWNPHSRNNTGRPEVVPQDRLIGSARRYELKVEQQPIRARMCGFGDKDRRPITPPPCIRLIVYDRITGRELDFNDIDSTYFVLMVDLWNQEGTAAVNLVRHSSAAPTVSISSSTTTSYPPPPDRQYVTTAIPQYDPPYRMTTHMPSYSHGPVMGYPYPQPGPPASYPAYAQTYGQPPQAPIMPPAPMSSNHTRNLIGMNAVNACRLNDLDGKAGFWFVLQDLSVRTEGTFRLKLSLFDIGSGTNTVVPESQGPHTKFPGVIESTPLSKCFAQQGIKIPIRKDAPKEIVNANEYEADD